From a region of the Labeo rohita strain BAU-BD-2019 unplaced genomic scaffold, IGBB_LRoh.1.0 scaffold_95, whole genome shotgun sequence genome:
- the LOC127162493 gene encoding LOW QUALITY PROTEIN: uncharacterized protein LOC127162493 (The sequence of the model RefSeq protein was modified relative to this genomic sequence to represent the inferred CDS: inserted 1 base in 1 codon; substituted 1 base at 1 genomic stop codon), translating into MWTILLISNINSGHTEERPKAKVTIKPAQQRRGETVTLRCDIQDDGVTRWQYSWYKGSDSVFSDKQEHTFSPVKEVDAGKYSCYGVETEGSRTSNSDEVTLTVSVPKAVLSVSPQMWLTEGDSVTLICQINGFSTGWTFSWFTETVSSNSSRGAGGNYTVSSAALNHTGVYLCKPAYNTQYSNTQLIWVTGVSPPVSLIISPNRTQHFTSVSVSVSLSCEDQSDSTGWKVRRNTDRYGLKYCSSLLWGSQTGSTCTIRSTTQYDTGXESESXEKYHPLNRPFNITVHFGVILESPVHPVTEGDTLILHCLYQNTTPPNLRADFYKDESLIQSQTTEMIISTVSKSHEGFYYCKHPERGESPKSWISVTASSRRSGSDGLNPVIVGVTAGLTVTFLIVVFLVLLWRYRNNKGGRSQSPSSVSQQQNSSL; encoded by the exons ATGTGGACTATCT tGCTGATTTCAAACATCAACTCTGGACATACTGAGG AAAGACCAAAAGCCAAAGTGACCATCAAACCTGCTCAACAGAGGAGAGGAGAGACAGTCACTCTCAGATGTGacatacagg atgaTGGAGTCACTAGATGGCAGTACAGTTGGTATAAAGGCTCAGACAGTGTTTTCAGTGATAAACAGGAACACACATTCAGTCCTGTTAAAGAGGTTGACGCAGGTAAATACTCCTGTTATGGAGTAGAGACGGAAGGATCACGAACATCAAACAGTGATGAAGTTACACTGACAgtatcag TTCCCAAAGCAGTTTTAAGTGTTTCTCCACAGATGTGGTTGACTGAaggagattcagtgactctgatctgtCAGATTAATGGCTTCTCTACAGGCTGGACATTCAGCTGGTTCACTGAGACTGTCTCATCAA ACAGCAGCAGAGGAGCTGGAGGAAACTACACTGTCAGTTCTGCTGCTCTAAATCACACAGGAGTTTATTTGTGCAAACCAGCCTATAACACACAGTACAGCAACACACAGTTAATATGGGTCACTG GTGTTTCTCCTCCAGTCTCTCTGATCATCAGTCCCAACAGAACTCAACACTTcacatctgtctctgtctctgtctctctgagcTGTGAGGACCAGAGTGACTCTACTGGATGGAAAGTGAGAAGAAACACAGACAGATATGGGCTAAAATATTGTTCATCATTATTGTGGGGATCACAAACAGGATCTACATGTACAATCAGATCCACCACCCAATATGACACTG GTGAGTCTGAATCTTGAGAGAAATATCATCCT TTAAATAGGCCTTTTAATATCACTGTACACT ttggtgtgattctggagagtCCTGTTCATCCTGTGACTGAAGGAGATACTCTGATTCTACactgtttatatcaaaatacaaCACCACCAAACCTCAGAGCTGATTTCTATAAAGATGAATCACTCATCCAGAGTCAAACTACAGAGATGATCATCTCTACTGTCTCAAAGTCACATGAGGGTTTCTACTACTGCAAACACCCAGAGAGAGGAGAGTCACCCAagagctggatctcagtcaCAG CTTCCTCCAGAAGATCAGGATCTGATGGTCTCAATCCTGTGATAGTTGGAGTGACTGCTGGACTGACTGTCACATTTTTGATTGTTGTCTTTTTGGTCCTGTTGTGGCGCTACAGAAACAA